Proteins encoded within one genomic window of Cyprinus carpio isolate SPL01 chromosome B22, ASM1834038v1, whole genome shotgun sequence:
- the LOC109052800 gene encoding oxysterol-binding protein-related protein 1-like isoform X2, whose translation MFQRIRLHMFPVMEELDPEERFLRDARNGNLEGIQELLMSKIKEEAEIDINCKGKSKSNHGWTPLHLACYFGHKDVVEALLKAGADANLPNNVGDTPLHKAAFTGRNEVVMLLLQYDACASVINGMAQIPKDITQSAEIKSMLEAAERTEERKLEEQLLEAAREGAISTLTRLLNMKKPPNINCTDLLGNTPLHCAAYRGQKQCAVKLLQHKANPNIKNKNDQTVFDLANDAEMKQIITGNVMKGMTRHVKMFEGPLWKSSRFFGWHSYWVVLQDGVLSWYPKQSDADSNTQRQGCKPLTQAQCIIKAKDNSYFTIKCFDNSVHHFKVSQKNNPEATRKMWLEAIEEHSAFSTHYCSQDPDSEEEDDNVVSVHELSDSFQRAEACHQRLETEMLALLSMVKEDGLAEPIVQKLKEVCEASSETCSSLHQCLGLFSKQEGARSVKLKQEVEKNKILSEALQTLATEHHELEQSVVKGSSPRSVLSGDEFYDALSDSDSEPSLSGCDEDEEDFKSVLYCSISSNLSGRMSQDDRRGEEEDNDEVATVNGVRKHRSSLPAPMFSRNDFSIWSILRKCIGMELSKITMPVIFNEPLSFLQRLTEYMEHTNLIHQANASDDSIERMKCVAAFAVSAVASQWERTGKPFNPLLGETYELVRDDLGFRLISEQVSHHPPVSAFHAEGLQKDFVFHGSIYPKLKFWGKSVEAEPKGIITLELPKHNEAYTWMNPTCCVHNIIVGQLWIEQYGNVEVINHRTGEKCCLSFKPCGLFGKELHKVEGYILDKRKKKVCNLYGKWTECMYTVDTATFETHKKNDKKASEDKKSSKQSSDSEETLQSGGDLLEVIPGSQLLWRIAPRPVNSVQMYNFTTFAMQLNELDKEIEAVIPKTDSRLRPDIRAMENGDIDLASEEKKRLEEKQRAARKNRSKSDDEWKTRNVALGPRWFHQGPNPHNGSQDWLFSSGYWDRDYSQVPDIY comes from the exons ATGTTTCAAAGAATTCGCCTTCATATGTTTCCTG TCATGGAGGAGCTGGATCCAGAGGAGCGGTTCCTCAGGGACGCCAGGAACGGGAACCTAGAAGGGATACAGGAGCTTTTGATGTCCAAGATAAAGGAGGAGGCCGAAATCGACATCAACTGCAAGG GCAAGAGCAAATCTAATCATGGCTGGACTCCCCTTCATCTGGCCTGCTACTTTGGACACAAGGATGTTGTTGAGGCCTTATTGAAG GCAGGAGCAGATGCCAATTTGCCAAATAATGTCGGAGACACACCTCTCCATAAAGCAGCATTCACTGGGAGAAAT GAGGTTGTAATGTTGCTTCTTCAGTACGACGCTTGTGCTTCTGTCATCAACGGGATGGCCCAGATACCTAAAGACATTACCCAGAGTGCTGAGATTAAAAGCATGTTGGAGG CTGCTGAGAGGACTGAAGAGAGGAAACTAGAGGAGCAGCTGCTGGAGGCGGCGCGAGAAGGAGCCATATCTACCCTCACAAGACTG CTAAACATGAAGAAACCCCCGAACATAAATTGCACTGACTTGTTGGGAAACACACCTCTGCACTGCGCCGCTTACAGAGGCCAGAAACAGTGTGCCGTCAAACTCCTGCAGCACAAGGCCAACCCCAACATCAAGAACAAAAACG ATCAGACTGTTTTTGATTTGGCTAACGATGCAGAAATGAAGCAGATCATTACTGGAAATGTTATGAAA GGCATGACGCGACATGTTAAAATGTTCGAGGGGCCTCTTTGGaag agTTCAAGGTTTTTCGGCTGGCACTCCTACTGGGTAGTTCTTCAGGATGGAGTCTTGTCATGGTACCCTAAACA GTCAGATGCAGATTCAAACACACAACGGCAAGGTTGCAAACCACTAACACAAGCGCAGTGCATA ATTAAAGCGAAAGATAACAGCTATTTCACCATCAAGTGCTTTGACAACAGTGTGCACCATTTCAAAGTGTCACAGAAGAACAACCCCGAAGCCACCAGAAAA ATGTGGCTGGAGGCCATAGAGGAACATTCAGCCTTCAGCACGCATTACTGCTCACAAGACCCAGACAGCGAGGAAGAGGACGACAACGTTGTGTCTGTACATGAGCTTTCTGACTCATTTCAG CGGGCCGAGGCGTGCCATCAGAGACTGGAGACAGAGATGCTGGCCCTCCTGTCCATGGTCAAAGAAGATGGCCTGGCCGAAC CCATCGTTCAGAAGCTGAAGGAGGTTTGTGAAGCCTCCAGTGAAACCTGCTCCTCACTGCACCAGTGTCTGGGGCTTTTTTCCAAACAGGAAGGA GCACGCAGTGTGAAACTGAAACAGGAAGTGGAGAAGAATAAAATCCTGTCGGAGGCTCTGCAGACGCTGGCGACTGAACATCATGAGCTGGAGCAGTCGGTGGTCAAAGGATCGTCGCCCCGCAGCGTCCTCAGCGGAGACGAGTTCTACGACGCTCTGTCCG ATTCGGACTCTGAGCCCTCGCTGAGCGGTTGTGACGAAGACGAAGAGGACTTCAAGTCCGTGCTCTACTGCAGCATCTCAAGTAATCTCAGCGGCAGGATGTCCCAGGATGACCGTCGTGGAGAGGAAGAGGACAATGATGAGGTGGCCACAGTGAACGGAGTGAGGAAGCACAG GTCAAGTTTACCAGCACCCATGTTCTCCAGAAATGACTTCAGCATCTGGAGCATACTGAGGAAGTGCATTGGGATG GAGCTGTCTAAGATCACCATGCCtgttatttttaatgagccgCTGAGCTTTCTACAAAGACTAACAGAATATATGGAGCACACAAACCTCATCCATCAGGCCAATGCTTCAGACGACTCTATTGAGAGAATGAag TGTGTGGCTGCGTTTGCTGTATCAGCCGTGGCGTCTCAGTGGGAAAGGACGGGTAAACCCTTCAACCCCCTGCTAGGAGAAACGTATGAGCTAGTCAG GGATGATCTCGGTTTCCGGCTGATTTCAGAACAAGTGAGCCACCATCCTCCCGTCAGCGCCTTTCACGCAGAGGGTTTGCAGAAGGACTTTGTGTTTCATGGCTCAATCTACCCCAAACTGAAGTTCTGGGGCAAAAGTGTGGAGGCCGAACCTAAAGGCATCATCACTCTAGAACTTCCCAA GCATAATGAGGCATACACATGGATGAACCCCACGTGTTGTGTGCACAACATCATCGTGGGACAGCTGTGGATCGAACAGTACGGCAATGTGGAGGTTATCAACCACAG AACTGGTGAAAAATGCTGCCTGAGTTTCAAACCGTGTGGCCTTTTTGGCAAAGAATTACATAAGGTTGAAGGCTACATCCTGGACAAGAG aaaaaagaaagtgtgcAACCTTTATGGGAAATGGACGGAGTGCATGTACACAGTCGACACCGCTACATTTGAAACTCACAAGAAGAACGATAAGAAAGCATCGGAAGACAAGAAAAGCAGTAAACAg TCATCAGACTCAGAAGAAACACTTCAGTCAGGAGGAGATTTACTGGAGGTGATCCCAGGAAGTCAGCTGCTCTGGAGAATAGCACCTAGACCAGTCAACTCTGTCCAG ATGTACAACTTCACTACATTCGCAATGCAGCTCAATGAGCTGGACAAAGAGATTGAAGCGGTCATCCCGAAAACGGACAGCAGACTGAGGCCGGACATACGAGCCATGGAGAACGGAGACATCG ACCTGGCCAGTGAGGAGAAGAAGAGATTGGAGGAGAAACAGAGGGCGGCACGTAAGAACCGCTCTAAGTCGGATGATGAGTGGAAGACGAG AAACGTCGCCTTGGGCCCCAG GTGGTTTCATCAAGGTCCAAATCCACACAATGGCTCTCAGGACTGGCTGTTCTCCAGTGGCTACTGGGACCGTGATTATTCTCAAGTACCGGACATCTACTGA
- the LOC109052800 gene encoding oxysterol-binding protein-related protein 1-like isoform X1 — protein MFQRIRLHMFPVMEELDPEERFLRDARNGNLEGIQELLMSKIKEEAEIDINCKGKSKSNHGWTPLHLACYFGHKDVVEALLKAGADANLPNNVGDTPLHKAAFTGRNEVVMLLLQYDACASVINGMAQIPKDITQSAEIKSMLEAAERTEERKLEEQLLEAAREGAISTLTRLLNMKKPPNINCTDLLGNTPLHCAAYRGQKQCAVKLLQHKANPNIKNKNDQTVFDLANDAEMKQIITGNVMKGMTRHVKMFEGPLWKSSRFFGWHSYWVVLQDGVLSWYPKQSDADSNTQRQGCKPLTQAQCIIKAKDNSYFTIKCFDNSVHHFKVSQKNNPEATRKMWLEAIEEHSAFSTHYCSQDPDSEEEDDNVVSVHELSDSFQRAEACHQRLETEMLALLSMVKEDGLAERLPAAIVQKLKEVCEASSETCSSLHQCLGLFSKQEGARSVKLKQEVEKNKILSEALQTLATEHHELEQSVVKGSSPRSVLSGDEFYDALSDSDSEPSLSGCDEDEEDFKSVLYCSISSNLSGRMSQDDRRGEEEDNDEVATVNGVRKHRSSLPAPMFSRNDFSIWSILRKCIGMELSKITMPVIFNEPLSFLQRLTEYMEHTNLIHQANASDDSIERMKCVAAFAVSAVASQWERTGKPFNPLLGETYELVRDDLGFRLISEQVSHHPPVSAFHAEGLQKDFVFHGSIYPKLKFWGKSVEAEPKGIITLELPKHNEAYTWMNPTCCVHNIIVGQLWIEQYGNVEVINHRTGEKCCLSFKPCGLFGKELHKVEGYILDKRKKKVCNLYGKWTECMYTVDTATFETHKKNDKKASEDKKSSKQSSDSEETLQSGGDLLEVIPGSQLLWRIAPRPVNSVQMYNFTTFAMQLNELDKEIEAVIPKTDSRLRPDIRAMENGDIDLASEEKKRLEEKQRAARKNRSKSDDEWKTRNVALGPRWFHQGPNPHNGSQDWLFSSGYWDRDYSQVPDIY, from the exons ATGTTTCAAAGAATTCGCCTTCATATGTTTCCTG TCATGGAGGAGCTGGATCCAGAGGAGCGGTTCCTCAGGGACGCCAGGAACGGGAACCTAGAAGGGATACAGGAGCTTTTGATGTCCAAGATAAAGGAGGAGGCCGAAATCGACATCAACTGCAAGG GCAAGAGCAAATCTAATCATGGCTGGACTCCCCTTCATCTGGCCTGCTACTTTGGACACAAGGATGTTGTTGAGGCCTTATTGAAG GCAGGAGCAGATGCCAATTTGCCAAATAATGTCGGAGACACACCTCTCCATAAAGCAGCATTCACTGGGAGAAAT GAGGTTGTAATGTTGCTTCTTCAGTACGACGCTTGTGCTTCTGTCATCAACGGGATGGCCCAGATACCTAAAGACATTACCCAGAGTGCTGAGATTAAAAGCATGTTGGAGG CTGCTGAGAGGACTGAAGAGAGGAAACTAGAGGAGCAGCTGCTGGAGGCGGCGCGAGAAGGAGCCATATCTACCCTCACAAGACTG CTAAACATGAAGAAACCCCCGAACATAAATTGCACTGACTTGTTGGGAAACACACCTCTGCACTGCGCCGCTTACAGAGGCCAGAAACAGTGTGCCGTCAAACTCCTGCAGCACAAGGCCAACCCCAACATCAAGAACAAAAACG ATCAGACTGTTTTTGATTTGGCTAACGATGCAGAAATGAAGCAGATCATTACTGGAAATGTTATGAAA GGCATGACGCGACATGTTAAAATGTTCGAGGGGCCTCTTTGGaag agTTCAAGGTTTTTCGGCTGGCACTCCTACTGGGTAGTTCTTCAGGATGGAGTCTTGTCATGGTACCCTAAACA GTCAGATGCAGATTCAAACACACAACGGCAAGGTTGCAAACCACTAACACAAGCGCAGTGCATA ATTAAAGCGAAAGATAACAGCTATTTCACCATCAAGTGCTTTGACAACAGTGTGCACCATTTCAAAGTGTCACAGAAGAACAACCCCGAAGCCACCAGAAAA ATGTGGCTGGAGGCCATAGAGGAACATTCAGCCTTCAGCACGCATTACTGCTCACAAGACCCAGACAGCGAGGAAGAGGACGACAACGTTGTGTCTGTACATGAGCTTTCTGACTCATTTCAG CGGGCCGAGGCGTGCCATCAGAGACTGGAGACAGAGATGCTGGCCCTCCTGTCCATGGTCAAAGAAGATGGCCTGGCCGAAC GACTCCCTGCAGCCATCGTTCAGAAGCTGAAGGAGGTTTGTGAAGCCTCCAGTGAAACCTGCTCCTCACTGCACCAGTGTCTGGGGCTTTTTTCCAAACAGGAAGGA GCACGCAGTGTGAAACTGAAACAGGAAGTGGAGAAGAATAAAATCCTGTCGGAGGCTCTGCAGACGCTGGCGACTGAACATCATGAGCTGGAGCAGTCGGTGGTCAAAGGATCGTCGCCCCGCAGCGTCCTCAGCGGAGACGAGTTCTACGACGCTCTGTCCG ATTCGGACTCTGAGCCCTCGCTGAGCGGTTGTGACGAAGACGAAGAGGACTTCAAGTCCGTGCTCTACTGCAGCATCTCAAGTAATCTCAGCGGCAGGATGTCCCAGGATGACCGTCGTGGAGAGGAAGAGGACAATGATGAGGTGGCCACAGTGAACGGAGTGAGGAAGCACAG GTCAAGTTTACCAGCACCCATGTTCTCCAGAAATGACTTCAGCATCTGGAGCATACTGAGGAAGTGCATTGGGATG GAGCTGTCTAAGATCACCATGCCtgttatttttaatgagccgCTGAGCTTTCTACAAAGACTAACAGAATATATGGAGCACACAAACCTCATCCATCAGGCCAATGCTTCAGACGACTCTATTGAGAGAATGAag TGTGTGGCTGCGTTTGCTGTATCAGCCGTGGCGTCTCAGTGGGAAAGGACGGGTAAACCCTTCAACCCCCTGCTAGGAGAAACGTATGAGCTAGTCAG GGATGATCTCGGTTTCCGGCTGATTTCAGAACAAGTGAGCCACCATCCTCCCGTCAGCGCCTTTCACGCAGAGGGTTTGCAGAAGGACTTTGTGTTTCATGGCTCAATCTACCCCAAACTGAAGTTCTGGGGCAAAAGTGTGGAGGCCGAACCTAAAGGCATCATCACTCTAGAACTTCCCAA GCATAATGAGGCATACACATGGATGAACCCCACGTGTTGTGTGCACAACATCATCGTGGGACAGCTGTGGATCGAACAGTACGGCAATGTGGAGGTTATCAACCACAG AACTGGTGAAAAATGCTGCCTGAGTTTCAAACCGTGTGGCCTTTTTGGCAAAGAATTACATAAGGTTGAAGGCTACATCCTGGACAAGAG aaaaaagaaagtgtgcAACCTTTATGGGAAATGGACGGAGTGCATGTACACAGTCGACACCGCTACATTTGAAACTCACAAGAAGAACGATAAGAAAGCATCGGAAGACAAGAAAAGCAGTAAACAg TCATCAGACTCAGAAGAAACACTTCAGTCAGGAGGAGATTTACTGGAGGTGATCCCAGGAAGTCAGCTGCTCTGGAGAATAGCACCTAGACCAGTCAACTCTGTCCAG ATGTACAACTTCACTACATTCGCAATGCAGCTCAATGAGCTGGACAAAGAGATTGAAGCGGTCATCCCGAAAACGGACAGCAGACTGAGGCCGGACATACGAGCCATGGAGAACGGAGACATCG ACCTGGCCAGTGAGGAGAAGAAGAGATTGGAGGAGAAACAGAGGGCGGCACGTAAGAACCGCTCTAAGTCGGATGATGAGTGGAAGACGAG AAACGTCGCCTTGGGCCCCAG GTGGTTTCATCAAGGTCCAAATCCACACAATGGCTCTCAGGACTGGCTGTTCTCCAGTGGCTACTGGGACCGTGATTATTCTCAAGTACCGGACATCTACTGA
- the LOC109052800 gene encoding oxysterol-binding protein-related protein 1-like isoform X3, which translates to MFQRIRLHMFPVMEELDPEERFLRDARNGNLEGIQELLMSKIKEEAEIDINCKGKSKSNHGWTPLHLACYFGHKDVVEALLKAGADANLPNNVGDTPLHKAAFTGRNEVVMLLLQYDACASVINGMAQIPKDITQSAEIKSMLEAAERTEERKLEEQLLEAAREGAISTLTRLLNMKKPPNINCTDLLGNTPLHCAAYRGQKQCAVKLLQHKANPNIKNKNDQTVFDLANDAEMKQIITGNVMKGMTRHVKMFEGPLWKSSRFFGWHSYWVVLQDGVLSWYPKQSDADSNTQRQGCKPLTQAQCIIKAKDNSYFTIKCFDNSVHHFKVSQKNNPEATRKMWLEAIEEHSAFSTHYCSQDPDSEEEDDNVVSVHELSDSFQRAEACHQRLETEMLALLSMVKEDGLAERLPAAIVQKLKEVCEASSETCSSLHQCLGLFSKQEGARSVKLKQEVEKNKILSEALQTLATEHHELEQSVVKGSSPRSVLSGDEFYDALSDSDSEPSLSGCDEDEEDFKSVLYCSISSNLSGRMSQDDRRGEEEDNDEVATVNGVRKHRSSLPAPMFSRNDFSIWSILRKCIGMELSKITMPVIFNEPLSFLQRLTEYMEHTNLIHQANASDDSIERMKCVAAFAVSAVASQWERTGKPFNPLLGETYELVRDDLGFRLISEQVSHHPPVSAFHAEGLQKDFVFHGSIYPKLKFWGKSVEAEPKGIITLELPKHNEAYTWMNPTCCVHNIIVGQLWIEQYGNVEVINHRTGEKCCLSFKPCGLFGKELHKVEGYILDKRKKKVCNLYGKWTECMYTVDTATFETHKKNDKKASEDKKSSKQSSDSEETLQSGGDLLEVIPGSQLLWRIAPRPVNSVQMYNFTTFAMQLNELDKEIEAVIPKTDSRLRPDIRAMENGDIDLASEEKKRLEEKQRAARKNRSKSDDEWKTRWFHQGPNPHNGSQDWLFSSGYWDRDYSQVPDIY; encoded by the exons ATGTTTCAAAGAATTCGCCTTCATATGTTTCCTG TCATGGAGGAGCTGGATCCAGAGGAGCGGTTCCTCAGGGACGCCAGGAACGGGAACCTAGAAGGGATACAGGAGCTTTTGATGTCCAAGATAAAGGAGGAGGCCGAAATCGACATCAACTGCAAGG GCAAGAGCAAATCTAATCATGGCTGGACTCCCCTTCATCTGGCCTGCTACTTTGGACACAAGGATGTTGTTGAGGCCTTATTGAAG GCAGGAGCAGATGCCAATTTGCCAAATAATGTCGGAGACACACCTCTCCATAAAGCAGCATTCACTGGGAGAAAT GAGGTTGTAATGTTGCTTCTTCAGTACGACGCTTGTGCTTCTGTCATCAACGGGATGGCCCAGATACCTAAAGACATTACCCAGAGTGCTGAGATTAAAAGCATGTTGGAGG CTGCTGAGAGGACTGAAGAGAGGAAACTAGAGGAGCAGCTGCTGGAGGCGGCGCGAGAAGGAGCCATATCTACCCTCACAAGACTG CTAAACATGAAGAAACCCCCGAACATAAATTGCACTGACTTGTTGGGAAACACACCTCTGCACTGCGCCGCTTACAGAGGCCAGAAACAGTGTGCCGTCAAACTCCTGCAGCACAAGGCCAACCCCAACATCAAGAACAAAAACG ATCAGACTGTTTTTGATTTGGCTAACGATGCAGAAATGAAGCAGATCATTACTGGAAATGTTATGAAA GGCATGACGCGACATGTTAAAATGTTCGAGGGGCCTCTTTGGaag agTTCAAGGTTTTTCGGCTGGCACTCCTACTGGGTAGTTCTTCAGGATGGAGTCTTGTCATGGTACCCTAAACA GTCAGATGCAGATTCAAACACACAACGGCAAGGTTGCAAACCACTAACACAAGCGCAGTGCATA ATTAAAGCGAAAGATAACAGCTATTTCACCATCAAGTGCTTTGACAACAGTGTGCACCATTTCAAAGTGTCACAGAAGAACAACCCCGAAGCCACCAGAAAA ATGTGGCTGGAGGCCATAGAGGAACATTCAGCCTTCAGCACGCATTACTGCTCACAAGACCCAGACAGCGAGGAAGAGGACGACAACGTTGTGTCTGTACATGAGCTTTCTGACTCATTTCAG CGGGCCGAGGCGTGCCATCAGAGACTGGAGACAGAGATGCTGGCCCTCCTGTCCATGGTCAAAGAAGATGGCCTGGCCGAAC GACTCCCTGCAGCCATCGTTCAGAAGCTGAAGGAGGTTTGTGAAGCCTCCAGTGAAACCTGCTCCTCACTGCACCAGTGTCTGGGGCTTTTTTCCAAACAGGAAGGA GCACGCAGTGTGAAACTGAAACAGGAAGTGGAGAAGAATAAAATCCTGTCGGAGGCTCTGCAGACGCTGGCGACTGAACATCATGAGCTGGAGCAGTCGGTGGTCAAAGGATCGTCGCCCCGCAGCGTCCTCAGCGGAGACGAGTTCTACGACGCTCTGTCCG ATTCGGACTCTGAGCCCTCGCTGAGCGGTTGTGACGAAGACGAAGAGGACTTCAAGTCCGTGCTCTACTGCAGCATCTCAAGTAATCTCAGCGGCAGGATGTCCCAGGATGACCGTCGTGGAGAGGAAGAGGACAATGATGAGGTGGCCACAGTGAACGGAGTGAGGAAGCACAG GTCAAGTTTACCAGCACCCATGTTCTCCAGAAATGACTTCAGCATCTGGAGCATACTGAGGAAGTGCATTGGGATG GAGCTGTCTAAGATCACCATGCCtgttatttttaatgagccgCTGAGCTTTCTACAAAGACTAACAGAATATATGGAGCACACAAACCTCATCCATCAGGCCAATGCTTCAGACGACTCTATTGAGAGAATGAag TGTGTGGCTGCGTTTGCTGTATCAGCCGTGGCGTCTCAGTGGGAAAGGACGGGTAAACCCTTCAACCCCCTGCTAGGAGAAACGTATGAGCTAGTCAG GGATGATCTCGGTTTCCGGCTGATTTCAGAACAAGTGAGCCACCATCCTCCCGTCAGCGCCTTTCACGCAGAGGGTTTGCAGAAGGACTTTGTGTTTCATGGCTCAATCTACCCCAAACTGAAGTTCTGGGGCAAAAGTGTGGAGGCCGAACCTAAAGGCATCATCACTCTAGAACTTCCCAA GCATAATGAGGCATACACATGGATGAACCCCACGTGTTGTGTGCACAACATCATCGTGGGACAGCTGTGGATCGAACAGTACGGCAATGTGGAGGTTATCAACCACAG AACTGGTGAAAAATGCTGCCTGAGTTTCAAACCGTGTGGCCTTTTTGGCAAAGAATTACATAAGGTTGAAGGCTACATCCTGGACAAGAG aaaaaagaaagtgtgcAACCTTTATGGGAAATGGACGGAGTGCATGTACACAGTCGACACCGCTACATTTGAAACTCACAAGAAGAACGATAAGAAAGCATCGGAAGACAAGAAAAGCAGTAAACAg TCATCAGACTCAGAAGAAACACTTCAGTCAGGAGGAGATTTACTGGAGGTGATCCCAGGAAGTCAGCTGCTCTGGAGAATAGCACCTAGACCAGTCAACTCTGTCCAG ATGTACAACTTCACTACATTCGCAATGCAGCTCAATGAGCTGGACAAAGAGATTGAAGCGGTCATCCCGAAAACGGACAGCAGACTGAGGCCGGACATACGAGCCATGGAGAACGGAGACATCG ACCTGGCCAGTGAGGAGAAGAAGAGATTGGAGGAGAAACAGAGGGCGGCACGTAAGAACCGCTCTAAGTCGGATGATGAGTGGAAGACGAG GTGGTTTCATCAAGGTCCAAATCCACACAATGGCTCTCAGGACTGGCTGTTCTCCAGTGGCTACTGGGACCGTGATTATTCTCAAGTACCGGACATCTACTGA